From Haloglomus litoreum, the proteins below share one genomic window:
- a CDS encoding GNAT family N-acetyltransferase, which yields MSDQELTVRQARAADREAVVAFTESTWPERGDDYIPRVFEEWVATDGPTQRTFVLDAGDDIAGICQGVLLSDHEAWAQGMRVNPSYRGRRASPRLTSAVFDWAREQGATVCRNMVFSWNAAGLGQSRSVGFDPRTEFRWATPDPDADAAGPDGLRVVADPDTAWTAWHRSTGRDHLVGLALASGESWALSELTLERLHEAAADERALAIVDGDGVRGMTFRVRTGEHETEEGPERFAEYGVGVWDDAAAARALFAAVSRDAAELGVDRTRVLIPETVRHVSDVAAARVGFSDEPDFVLEADLSGE from the coding sequence ATGTCGGACCAGGAGCTGACCGTCCGCCAGGCCCGGGCCGCCGACCGCGAGGCCGTCGTCGCGTTCACCGAGTCGACGTGGCCCGAGCGCGGCGACGACTACATCCCTCGCGTCTTCGAGGAGTGGGTCGCGACCGACGGCCCGACCCAGCGGACGTTCGTCCTCGACGCCGGCGACGACATCGCGGGTATCTGCCAGGGCGTCCTGCTCTCCGACCACGAGGCCTGGGCCCAGGGGATGCGCGTCAACCCCTCATACCGCGGCCGGAGGGCGAGTCCCCGGCTCACCAGCGCCGTCTTCGACTGGGCCCGCGAGCAGGGGGCGACGGTCTGCCGGAACATGGTCTTCTCGTGGAACGCCGCGGGCCTCGGCCAGTCGCGGTCGGTCGGCTTCGACCCCCGGACGGAGTTCCGGTGGGCGACGCCGGACCCGGACGCCGACGCCGCGGGACCGGACGGGTTGCGCGTCGTCGCAGATCCAGACACGGCGTGGACCGCGTGGCACCGCTCGACGGGCCGGGACCACCTCGTGGGGCTGGCGCTCGCCAGCGGCGAGTCGTGGGCGCTCTCGGAGTTGACGCTCGAGCGCCTCCACGAGGCGGCCGCGGACGAGCGAGCGCTGGCGATCGTCGATGGCGACGGCGTCCGCGGGATGACGTTCCGGGTGCGCACGGGCGAACACGAGACCGAGGAGGGGCCCGAGCGTTTCGCCGAGTACGGCGTCGGCGTCTGGGACGATGCCGCGGCGGCGCGGGCGCTGTTCGCGGCGGTCTCGCGGGACGCGGCGGAACTCGGCGTCGACCGGACGCGGGTGCTGATTCCGGAGACGGTCCGGCACGTCTCGGACGTGGCGGCGGCGCGGGTCGGGTTCAGCGACGAACCGGACTTCGTGCTGGAGGCCGACCTGAGCGGCGAGTAG